Part of the Gemmatimonadota bacterium genome is shown below.
CCGTTACAGGACAAGCGGCCGGCACTGCGACGATCACAGGGACGCGCGAAGGGAACACTGGCACGGCAAGGATTACAGTGATTCCGATACCGGTGGCGACCGTCACGATTTCGCCGCCCAATCCGTCGGTAGTTGAGCATCTGACGGCAAGTCTGTCAGCGGTCACCAAAGATAGAAACGGCAACACCCTGTCGGGACGCACAGTCACGTGGTCGATAGTATCGACGTCGGTTGCGACGATAAACGCAAACACTGGCGTCGTCACAGGAGTCAGCCCCGGCACTACCACGGTTACAGCAACGAGCGAAACAATACCTGGTACGACAACGCTGACCGTAACGGCGGCGCCCGTCGCCACCGTCATCGTCGCGCCGCAGACCGCCTCACTCATCGTCGGGGCGACACAAGCATTCACCGATACGACCAAGGATGCGCCCGGCTTCGTGCTTACGGGACGTGTCACGACGTGGACGTCGAACAAACCGGGCACCGCAACCGTCAACCAGACGACAGGGCTCGTTACTGCGGTAGATTCGGGAACCGCCATAATAACCGCGACGAGTGAGGGCATAACCGGTAGCGCAACGGTTACAGTTTCGCTGGTACCGGTTGCAGCGGTAACGGTTACCTCTTCGCGCCCGAGCCCGATGGTCGGGCAGACCGCCCAACTGACAGCGAGCCCAACGGACGCTGGAGGTAACCCACTCTCCGGACGTGCCGTCACATGGACGTCAACGGATCCTACAGTGGCGACGGTAGATTCCAATGGCCTTGTCACCGTGCTCAATGCGGGAAGCGTGACAATCGACGCGCTGATCGATGGTACGACTGGGTCGATTACTTTCTTGATACCATGACTAACGCACCATTTCGTGGACTGCGCACTGCAGCGCTCTTGCTGATCGGATCCTTCATCTCGGCTTCCAGCGGTCGCGCCCAGACAACGCCGACCGACGTAGCGCGATCGACATTGCCCAGTCGCTGCGTCAGTATCGTGGGACCGCTCGCTCCCGTTTCGGACAGCGCAAGATCGGCCGCGCAGCTGATCGCCGGACGCGCACAGGCCGCGTCGATCGTCGGTGACAACGCGGCCGCGACGTCGTTGTACCAACAGGCTGCGAATCTCAATCCGACCGATCCCAGCATCGCGTACGCACTCGGCCGCGAATACGAAGCCACCCACGACGAGCGCGCGATGCGCGAGTATTGCCGTTTTCTCGCGATCAACCCCGGTGCCGCCGAAGCGAGCGACGTGCGTCAGCGAATTGCAGAACTCGCGCTCGCACTCCCGCCCGACACCACAGTCGTGCGAATACCAGTCGCTGCGTCGGCCCCGCACATGCCGGCTCCGGCTGGTGTGTTCCTTGGCGGCCTGATCATTCCCGGACTCGGCCAGATGACGACGCATCGCCCGTTTGCGGGGGTGCTCGTGCTGGCGGTCTCCGGCGGCGCGGTTGCGTACGGACTGCAATCGCAGAACAAGGCGGTGCAGGTAACTCACACCGCCATCGATCCGCTCGGTCACAGCTATACCTATCAAACGACCGAGACGCGCAGCGAGCGCCCCAACGCCGCTGTGGGGCTCGGAGCGGCAGCTGGCATCGCCGTCATCGCGGCAATCGAGGCCGCCAGCCACGCACACTCCGCCCGTAGCGCGGCGGCCGCGCAGGGATCGGCGCGCGGAATGTCTGCGGCACCTCTGCTGGCGTTCGGGCCGAGTTCCGTTGGCTTTGGGCTGAGCATCCGCTAGAGCCCCGTTCGGCCATACGGTGCGAAGCCATTTGCACCGCGGGTTTCAGTGACATGGGCGCGACTTGTGCGTAAGGGAGTCCTGTCTCCGTCACTGGCCCCGGATGAGAACTTCTGTCGCCACAGCACATTTGTCAGCTCCTTCTGGAGCCCGCCTCAGAACGCATTGGGTTGGGTAGATCGATGCTGCGTCGCCGTCAGCCTCAATTTTTTCAGGCAAATCGCTTCACTGCGGTATTCCTCGCTGTCGTAGTAACCACCGGATTTCTCGCGTGTGGCGGCAGTGGATCGGACTCCGTGGCGCCCACGAGTCCGACACCCGCTCTGATAGCGATCAGTCCGAACTCACCCGCAGTCGCCGTCGGCGCACAGATTGCCCTGCAGGCGCAGGTGCACGATGCCAGCGGCCAGCTCGTGCCTGGCGCGACCGTCTTCTGGTCCAGCAACGACACAAGCATCGTTTCGGTATCACCGGCTGGTGTCGTAACCGGGAACAGCGTTGGAACGACCCAGATCGCGGCGAGCTCCGGCGGGCAGTCGGCGGTGGTCCCGGTGACCGTGCTACCGGTCGCCGTCGCGTCCGTCGCCATAGCTCCGGCAACTGCGACGATCACGATCGGTGGAACGGTGACTCTGCAGGGCATCGCGTATGACGCGGGTGGAAACACGCTGACCGGACGTACCGTCGTCTGGGCCAGCTCGGCGCCACAGGTTGCGACGGTCAATTCCTCGGGTCAGGTGACGGGCGTTGCAGCCGGATCGGCAACCGTGACGGGAACTGTCGAAGGCAAGACAGCATCATCGGCGATTACGGTGACAGTGATCCCCGTCGCTGCTGTCGCAGTGAGTCCGGGATCGGCAGCGCTGGATGTCGGCCAGTCGGCATCGCTGACAGCGGTCACGACCGATGCGAACGGAAACACACTGACCGGTCGGACGATCACCTGGGCGTCAGCGAATACGTCGATAGCCACCGTAACCGCAGCCGGTCTGGTGAAGGGAATCGGCGCCGGGACGACGACGATCAACGCGACCTCCGAGGGGAAGGCCGGAACGGCTCAGGTGGTGGTGACGGCAACGACACCGACACCACCACCACCGCCGCCACCGACGACGACGGTCGCGTCGGTGACGGTCAGCCCTGCCTCCGTCACACTCACCAACAACCATCCAAAGACTCTGACTGCGAAAGTTGTAGACGCGAACGATCACGTGATCAACGGTCGCACGATCACCTGGAGCTCCAGCGACAGCAGCCACGTTTCAGTCACCAGCACAGGTGCAACCACCGCTGCGATAACCGCAGTAAGACATGGTACCGTCTTCGGCATAAGGATCACTGCGACCTGCGATGGCGTCTCTGGTACTTCGATTGTGACGCTGACGTATTAGCGCAGCGCGTACAGCCACGTCGCTACGTCGCGCGCTTCGCGCTCCGACACACCGAGATCCGGCATCGCCGTCCCTGGCTTCACATTGCGCGGAAATCGAATCCACAGCACGAGAGTTCCAGGAGTGGTCGGCAACATTCCCGCAATGTGCGCCGGCCGGCGGTTCAATCCGGCGACGGAAGCTGCGGTCGGCTCTTCTGTTGGATACGTGGAAGTGTCTTTTTGTGCGCTTTCGGCCGAGTGAGTACTTTCCGCTCGTGGTGCACATTATGCCTCGACGTAACGCCATGACCACGCCTGTCGACGACAAGCTACTTGATAGACTGCAGCAGAAGACGTTCAGCTACTTCGTGAACGAGGTGAATCTCGACAATGGCCTCGTGCGCGACAGAACGGAAGTCAACGCACCATCCAGCATTGCGGGAACAGGCCTTGCCCTTGCCTCGTATCCCGTGGGTGTGGAGCGCGGATACTTCGAGCGCGACGATGCCATCCAGCGCACGCTCTCATGTTTACGTTTCTTTGCGAAAAGCACGCAGAGTACAGACAGAAATGCGACTGGCTACAAGGGGTTCTACTACCACTTCCTGGACATGCAGACGGGCCGCCGCGTCTGGAAGTCCGAACTGTCATCCGTCGATTCTGCGTTCCTCCTGGCGGGAATGTTGACAGCGGCAGAATATTTCACACGCGATACACAGGAAGAGCGCGAGATCCGCGCGCTTGCGACACAGCTCTACGAGCGCGTCGACTGGCAGTGGATGCTCAACAACGGCCCCACCCTCTCGCACGGATGGACGCCGGAACGTGGCTTCATGCGCTATCGCTGGCAGGGCTACAGCGAGGCGCTTCTGCTCTACATACTCGGCCTTGGCTCGCCGACGCATCCACTGCCCCAGGAGACGTACACGGCATGGACATCGACGTACAAGTGGAAGAAGATCTACGGCACGGAGTTTCTGTACTCCGGTCCGTTGTTCACACATCAGCTATCGCACGTCTGGATCGACTTTCGCGGCATCCGCGACCCTTACATGCAGCAAAGGGAGTCGGATTATTTCGACAACAGCCGGAGTGCGACACATGTCCAGCGCAAGTACGCGATCCGTAATCCGATGCAGTTTGCCGGATACGACGAGTCATGCTGGGGTCTCACGGCAAGCGATGGCCCGGCCCGGATCACATGCCGCGTCGATGGTATCGTGCGACGCTTCTACGACTACATGTCGCGCGGCGCACCCTATGGTCCCGACGACGGTACGATCGCTCCGTGGGCCGTCGTCGCCTCGCTTCCCTTTGCACCCGATATCGTGCTACCCGCGATCAAGCAATTCCATCGATTGAAATTGATGGAACCCAATCCGTACGGGTTCCCGACGGCGTTCAACCGGACCTTCCCGACGAAAGACGCCGGAACGATCGGATGGATCTCCCCCAGTCACTGCGGACTCAATCAGGGCCCGATCGTCCTGATGATCGAGAATCATCGCACGGAGCTGATCTGGAAGCTTATGCGCAACTGCTCTTACATCGTCACCGGATTGCGCCGCGCGAAGTTCGCGGGCGGATGGCTGCAGAGTTAGCGGGGGCCGGGAATCAATCGCTCGACAATAACGACATCGCGCCAGACGCTGTCGAGCTGGGCATGTTCTTCGTACGTCCCCACCGATGAACGGGGACGAGATCTGCGAATACTCGGCGAGTACACGAAGAACCTTACCTTGGAAGACTGACACACGTGTCATTCGCGCACGGGCTTCACACCTTCGGGCGCGCGCGGATATCCCACAACATCGACTGTCCATCCACGCTTGCGCAGACGATTGGCAACCATCGTCAACTGCGCCGGCTCTCCGATCGCGCTCGAGTACGCCCAGCGAAGTGACGGCGAGTACAGAAGAAGAGCACCCTGCAGATTCGGAACGTCAATTGGCTCAACCCAGAGGGAATCACGACCCGCACCTGAGAGCTTGATCCACTGGCCCCGAGCGACAACGTGAAGCGTGCTCAGCGGCGCGCCATAGTTCTTGAGCGACGCGGAATCGCCCTTCGCGCCAGGCTGTGCCACGTAAATCGGCAGTCCTTTCCTGGACACCCACGATGCGCCGCCCGACGGAGACGCCGTCCCCATTATCGCGCCAATCACTTTGCTGCCAGAGTCGTTCGAAGCCAGCCAACTCGCAGCACGTGCGGCGTTCAAGGGCAGGTTTCCCGGTTCGAGAAGCACCCAGCCTTTGCCGACCTTTACAGCCGCGACCGGGCCACCCGGCGCTTGGAATACCGCGATCATTCGATCGGGCGCAAGGCGCGCGTTGGTCAGAGGCAGGTCGGCCATCGGATGACGTGCGTGCGCCAGATATTCCGATCGAACGGAGTCGCTCAGCACGAGTGAATCAGCTGGAAGCGCAGGATTGAACGCTACCGACAGCACGGTCATGCGCTTGTACGGTCTTCCCACTCTTGCGATGTCCCACTGCGCAGGAGTCCGCACATGTGAAGCGGGGTCGGTGCGCCACTGAGAGTACCAGACTTCGACAGTCATCGGTCCCCACGGAGCGAGCCCAAAGTCGTTGGACTCGTCAGCGTGATAGCGTGCCATCGTCAGAAAGCCGTCGCTACGACGGAAGAACGCCGTCGTCGGGAATCCGTCAATCGTCGCCGAGACAGCCGCCTCCTGGATTCCGCCTATCACGGTGTCGGGGCGCGAGCGCAGATCCGAAGCGTTGCGAAGTAGCAGCACCAGGCGGTCGGGCGTAAATGCGAACAGCTCGCGCCGTTCATCGATGTATGCAACGTTCAGTGCAGTCCAGTTGTCGACGGTCCTGCCTGCATTGGCGACGCTTGGAAGTGGCGTCGTGCTGTAGCGAGCAGCCACTGTGTCGATCACAAGATCGGTGACTTCGGTCCACCGAGGTCCGGCAAATCTTCGCACATTGCGCCACGTGCGCGTCGTGTAGTCACGCATGTCGCTGTTCAGCTCGTAGCTCGGGGCGTCCTCGAACGGTCGTGGAGCGAAGTTCGTCGACAGCCACTGCGTGACCATTGAATAACGCGCCGTCCGAATACCGCGAAGCGCATCCAGACCACCCATCTGCGCGATCGCCGAGTCGACAGTCGCCATGGCCCGCAAGTCCGTCCGGGCGGTGACTGGCGTGGGCCTCTGAAGGACTGGGTGCGCAGTCGCGATAAGAGACGACAACAATGCAATTGTCCAGAACATCATGACGGGAGTTCAGGTAATCGAGCGGGACATTCAGCAGTTGCGAGGAAGCTAGAATCGCGGTCGTCCACATGACAACGGACGAGCAGCGAACGGTAGCGATCCTACAGCGAGCGGTCGTTTGACTTCGGCTAAAGCGCTCGGTCCTTGCGGCGGTCCGCAACTGGGGCAGCGACCACGGTCGCGGATGCGTCGAGCTGCCATTGGCGACGCTAGACGATGAATTTGGGATTACGCACTTCGCGTCTCGCGGAGCCCTCTGGTCGTGCAGAGATCGGTAGTACCGCTAACGGACCAGAACCGTCCGCTCGCTGCAAAATATGAACCTGTTGCGCGGCGGGGGGTTAGCGTGCGAGAGAACGGGACACCGCCGGCTCCTGAAACGATCATCAGGAGCAACGCACGCACAACGCAAACCAGTACCTCTCGCGAACATGACTCCTCGCACTATCACGAGCGCACTGCTGCCGATGCTGCTCACGTTATTGAGCACTGCCGTCGCCGCACAGGCAACTCCACCCCGTATATTCTCGCCCGGCGTGATCTCGGGTCCGGCGAACGACCTGTCGCCTGCCTTCACCCCCGATGGCAAGACGGTTTTCTTCACGCGGTCCAACTCGAGCCAATCGACGATTCTCGTTTCACATCTGTCCGGCGTAACGTGGTCGAACCCTCGAATCGCTCCGTTTTCTGGAGAGTGGCTCGATCTTGAACCGACGATGGCTCCGGACGGATCGTACCTGATCTTCATCTCAAGCCGGCCCACAGCGACGGGCGGAAAGCCAATCGATGGGTTTTACAACGGCGCTGCACAACCAGGTAGAGGCGGAAACCTCTGGCGCGTTGATCACACGTCGAGCGGATGGGGTGAGCCGCATCGCCTGCCGAACATAGTCAACAGCAATACATCGATCTACTCGCCAAGCATCGCGGCAGACGGAAGCATCTACTTCATGCAACCAACGGGCGCAAAGACAAGGTTTCACCTGTTTCGCGCGCAGTTCTCGCACGGCGAGTTCGCGGCTCCGGTCGAAGTACCCGTGAGCGCCGGTGAGGACATCGGAGACTTCGATCCCGCTGTGGCGCCCGACGAGTCATTCATGGTTTTCTCGTCCACGCGCATTGCTGGCAAGGGCACATCACTCTTCATCACGTTTCGCAGGAGCGGCGCCTGGAGCACACCGGAGTACATGGGAGACACCGTGAGTATTCCCGGCGCAGGCAGCATCGAGGCGCGCCTGGGCGGACCAGGTCATCGCACGCTCTACTTCTCCAACCGGTACGTCGAGCCAGCGACCCCGCCCCAGAGTCGGGCATTGAGTGCCAGGGGCCTCGAGCTCATGGCGGAATGGAACAACGGCCTCGCGAACATCTGGCAAGTGTCGCTCGCCTCCTGGCTCGACAAGTGACGAGACGAAACGCATAAATTCAGCCTGTAGCTGCTTGCTGCGGCGGCGCCTGTCGACAATCATGAGACCAACGGCTCGCGACCCGGGACGAAGTGCCTGCCGAACCGATCTTGTGAACCGAGTGCACCGATGTTAGCGTCGCGATAATGCAAGTCCTCGTTCCGAACGCCACGGAGGAAAGCGGACGGCGCCGGCGGGTGCCGTTCGATGTGATTCTCGTCGCCGTGTGGGCGGTACCGGCCGCGCTTGCGGTCATCGAGACGTACACGTTCGCGCGAACGAGCGGGAGACCGTTTTCGCTCGAGTCCATCATGCTGCGCGAGACTGCAACGTGGGCCACCTACGGCGTGCTGGCCCC
Proteins encoded:
- a CDS encoding glucoamylase family protein is translated as MTTPVDDKLLDRLQQKTFSYFVNEVNLDNGLVRDRTEVNAPSSIAGTGLALASYPVGVERGYFERDDAIQRTLSCLRFFAKSTQSTDRNATGYKGFYYHFLDMQTGRRVWKSELSSVDSAFLLAGMLTAAEYFTRDTQEEREIRALATQLYERVDWQWMLNNGPTLSHGWTPERGFMRYRWQGYSEALLLYILGLGSPTHPLPQETYTAWTSTYKWKKIYGTEFLYSGPLFTHQLSHVWIDFRGIRDPYMQQRESDYFDNSRSATHVQRKYAIRNPMQFAGYDESCWGLTASDGPARITCRVDGIVRRFYDYMSRGAPYGPDDGTIAPWAVVASLPFAPDIVLPAIKQFHRLKLMEPNPYGFPTAFNRTFPTKDAGTIGWISPSHCGLNQGPIVLMIENHRTELIWKLMRNCSYIVTGLRRAKFAGGWLQS
- a CDS encoding Ig-like domain-containing protein, encoding MLRRRQPQFFQANRFTAVFLAVVVTTGFLACGGSGSDSVAPTSPTPALIAISPNSPAVAVGAQIALQAQVHDASGQLVPGATVFWSSNDTSIVSVSPAGVVTGNSVGTTQIAASSGGQSAVVPVTVLPVAVASVAIAPATATITIGGTVTLQGIAYDAGGNTLTGRTVVWASSAPQVATVNSSGQVTGVAAGSATVTGTVEGKTASSAITVTVIPVAAVAVSPGSAALDVGQSASLTAVTTDANGNTLTGRTITWASANTSIATVTAAGLVKGIGAGTTTINATSEGKAGTAQVVVTATTPTPPPPPPPTTTVASVTVSPASVTLTNNHPKTLTAKVVDANDHVINGRTITWSSSDSSHVSVTSTGATTAAITAVRHGTVFGIRITATCDGVSGTSIVTLTY